A DNA window from Streptomyces sp. CA-278952 contains the following coding sequences:
- a CDS encoding UbiA prenyltransferase family protein has product MDITRSSPAPVRVVAVPPEPEPADLTALPEPIAVEPLQPLEPLPTVTATTSASAIITTTTTTTSATTTTTTSATDVRGRRRRNRPRDLLALLRPGQWVKNLAVVPLALLDTHPWGTAAFLRTGWAVLGFTLASALVYVVNDLADRERDRLHPVKRHRPIASGQVSTAAAGALTGVLALSLTGWAVAGPAWLWWPTALYLALSLAYSQGLKHVPLVDAFIVATGFVLRLVQGSLLVGARMSEWLALCVFSLCLMLALGKRRHEMTAAGRAHRPALRGYTLAFLDHLVVLVAVLTAVSYVLYLRDDAALAAGASLVTLLSAPCAVFGLARYLQLLLVEEGGGNPVHVLFRDRATLVNAALWAVLVALALLLPQASA; this is encoded by the coding sequence GTGGACATCACCCGGTCCTCACCCGCGCCCGTGCGCGTGGTGGCAGTCCCGCCCGAGCCCGAACCCGCCGACCTCACCGCCCTGCCCGAACCCATCGCCGTAGAACCGCTTCAGCCGCTTGAGCCGCTACCGACCGTGACCGCGACCACGAGCGCGAGCGCGATCATCACGACCACGACCACGACCACGAGCGCGACGACGACCACGACCACGAGCGCGACCGACGTACGGGGCCGTCGCCGCCGCAACCGCCCCCGCGACCTCCTCGCCCTCCTGCGCCCCGGCCAGTGGGTGAAGAACCTGGCCGTCGTCCCGCTGGCCCTGCTCGACACCCACCCCTGGGGGACCGCCGCCTTCCTGCGCACCGGCTGGGCCGTCCTCGGCTTCACCCTCGCCTCCGCGCTCGTCTACGTCGTCAACGACCTCGCCGACCGGGAGCGGGACCGGCTGCACCCGGTCAAACGCCACCGCCCGATCGCCTCCGGCCAGGTGTCCACCGCCGCCGCCGGAGCGCTGACCGGCGTCCTGGCCCTGTCGCTGACCGGCTGGGCGGTGGCCGGGCCCGCCTGGCTGTGGTGGCCCACCGCCCTCTACCTGGCGCTGAGCCTCGCCTACTCCCAGGGGCTCAAACACGTACCGCTGGTGGACGCGTTCATCGTGGCGACCGGCTTCGTGCTGCGGCTCGTCCAGGGGTCGCTGCTCGTCGGCGCCCGGATGTCCGAATGGCTGGCGCTGTGCGTCTTCTCGCTCTGCCTGATGCTGGCGCTCGGCAAACGCCGGCACGAGATGACGGCGGCGGGCCGCGCCCACCGCCCCGCCCTGCGCGGCTACACGCTCGCCTTCCTCGACCACCTCGTCGTCCTGGTCGCCGTGCTGACCGCCGTCAGTTACGTGCTCTACCTGCGCGACGACGCGGCCCTCGCCGCCGGGGCCTCCCTCGTCACCCTGCTCTCCGCCCCCTGCGCCGTCTTCGGCCTCGCCCGCTACCTCCAGCTCCTCCTCGTCGAGGAGGGCGGCGGCAACCCCGTCCACGTCCTCTTCCGGGACCGCGCCACGCTCGTCAACGCGGCGCTGTGGGCGGTGCTCGTCGCCCTCGCCCTCCTCCTCCCGCAAGCGTCCGCATGA
- a CDS encoding NAD-dependent epimerase/dehydratase family protein gives MGGLTIAVTGAAGMLGSHLVARLAADGHDVVGVDLRDDPRPPAGARHIVADIRDAAALARAFDGAHALVHCAAALPSYPVDQIRSITVDGTRTVLTAAHRARIDRVVHISSTAVYGLPKQVPTPEEHPREPVDPYSRAKAEAEEVCEEFRARGMCLPVLRPKTFLGPGRMGLFSMLFEWAEERRNFPVLGRGDVRIQMFGMADLVDAVVLALNAPPEIANDVYNLGAAEFGTLREDFQAVLDAAGHGKRVVPLPAAPALAVLRLLERTKLSPVYGRLLFKLLDDSYVDIGRATERLGFRPALSNQDAILGTYAWWRTQRGAGTPAPGAGRTSRDPWRQGALGLAKVFF, from the coding sequence ATGGGCGGCCTGACCATCGCCGTCACCGGAGCCGCCGGCATGCTCGGCTCCCACCTGGTGGCCCGGCTCGCCGCCGACGGCCACGACGTCGTCGGCGTCGACCTGCGAGACGACCCCCGCCCGCCCGCCGGCGCCCGCCACATCGTCGCCGACATCCGCGACGCGGCGGCGCTCGCCCGCGCCTTCGACGGGGCTCACGCGCTGGTGCACTGCGCCGCCGCCCTGCCCAGCTACCCCGTCGACCAGATCCGCTCCATCACCGTCGACGGCACCCGCACCGTCCTGACCGCCGCGCACCGGGCCCGGATCGACCGGGTCGTGCACATCTCCTCCACCGCCGTCTACGGGCTCCCCAAACAGGTCCCCACCCCGGAGGAGCACCCCCGCGAGCCCGTCGACCCGTACAGCAGGGCCAAGGCCGAGGCGGAGGAGGTCTGCGAGGAGTTCCGGGCGCGCGGGATGTGCCTGCCGGTGCTGCGCCCCAAGACCTTCCTCGGGCCCGGCCGCATGGGCCTCTTCTCGATGCTCTTCGAATGGGCCGAGGAGCGCCGCAACTTCCCGGTCCTCGGCCGGGGCGACGTCCGCATCCAGATGTTCGGCATGGCCGACCTCGTCGACGCCGTGGTGCTCGCCCTGAACGCCCCGCCCGAGATCGCGAACGACGTCTACAACCTGGGCGCCGCCGAATTCGGCACCCTGCGCGAGGACTTCCAGGCCGTGCTGGACGCGGCCGGGCACGGCAAACGCGTGGTCCCGCTGCCGGCAGCACCGGCACTCGCGGTCCTGCGCCTGCTGGAGCGCACCAAGCTCTCCCCGGTCTACGGGCGGCTGCTCTTCAAGCTCCTCGACGACAGTTACGTGGACATCGGCCGGGCCACCGAACGGCTCGGCTTCCGTCCCGCGCTCTCCAACCAGGACGCCATCCTCGGCACGTACGCGTGGTGGCGCACCCAGCGGGGGGCCGGTACACCCGCTCCCGGAGCCGGCCGGACCAGCCGGGACCCGTGGCGCCAAGGGGCGCTCGGCCTGGCCAAGGTCTTCTTCTGA
- a CDS encoding aspartate aminotransferase family protein has translation MTSDATPLLTVDDCEQLSTSQVHELYRSHVNKSQVSLMTSFGFGRELVDHAEGSWIHTRDGRRILDFTGGVGVLNHGHNHPRILAARRRFQEQRRMEVHKTYFSPYIAALGHNLAQLLPGDLNLSFFPNSGAEAVEGAVKLAYKYHGGRRQQILHADISFHGKLLGSGSLTGSAQNSFAFPGIPGVSAFRYGDLDSVREAVAAARDAKGRCDVYALLIEPFSASTMTECSEEFLRGVRELCTEEKIVLIFDEIYTGWGKTGSLFHFMRYPGLVPDVVTTSKSFGGGKSSVSAFVAREPVFRKAYDSLGDAMLQSTSTTYYGFGEETATALEAVNIAVEDDYPARARAIERVLAPGLERLRKQYPDIIADVRGAGALYGIFLDGGPRLLDLAAKIAPGGLARDPLLRTKVITCAVVNAMYHDHDVYMYYTLNGRSPLVAAPCLVAGADEVEIFLDAFDKTLAKGMNRLLTAFLKDKAVSRWAA, from the coding sequence ATGACCTCCGACGCCACCCCCCTGCTCACCGTGGACGACTGCGAACAACTGTCGACGAGCCAGGTGCACGAGCTGTACCGCTCCCACGTCAACAAGAGCCAGGTCTCCCTGATGACCTCCTTCGGCTTCGGCCGGGAACTCGTCGACCACGCCGAGGGATCCTGGATCCACACCCGCGACGGCCGCCGCATCCTCGACTTCACCGGCGGCGTCGGCGTCCTCAACCACGGCCACAACCACCCGCGGATCCTCGCCGCCCGCCGCCGCTTCCAGGAACAGCGCCGGATGGAGGTCCACAAGACCTACTTCTCGCCCTACATCGCCGCCCTCGGCCACAACCTCGCCCAGCTCCTCCCCGGCGACCTGAACCTCTCGTTCTTCCCCAACTCGGGGGCCGAGGCCGTCGAGGGCGCGGTGAAACTCGCGTACAAGTACCACGGCGGCCGCCGGCAGCAGATCCTGCACGCCGACATCAGCTTCCACGGCAAGCTGCTGGGCTCCGGCAGCCTCACCGGCAGCGCCCAGAACAGCTTCGCCTTCCCCGGCATACCCGGCGTCTCCGCCTTCCGCTACGGCGACCTCGACTCCGTACGGGAAGCGGTCGCCGCAGCCCGGGACGCCAAGGGCCGCTGCGACGTCTACGCACTCCTCATCGAACCCTTCTCCGCCTCCACGATGACGGAGTGCTCCGAGGAATTCCTGCGTGGCGTCAGGGAGTTGTGCACCGAGGAGAAGATCGTGCTGATCTTCGACGAGATCTACACCGGCTGGGGCAAGACGGGCAGCCTCTTCCACTTCATGCGCTACCCCGGGCTCGTGCCGGACGTGGTGACCACCTCGAAGTCCTTCGGCGGCGGCAAGTCCTCCGTCTCCGCCTTCGTCGCCCGCGAACCCGTCTTCCGCAAGGCCTACGACAGCCTCGGCGACGCCATGCTCCAGTCCACCAGCACCACCTACTACGGCTTCGGCGAGGAGACCGCCACCGCGCTGGAAGCCGTCAACATCGCCGTCGAGGACGACTACCCGGCCCGCGCCCGGGCCATCGAACGCGTCCTCGCCCCGGGCCTGGAGCGGCTGCGCAAGCAGTACCCCGACATCATCGCGGACGTCCGGGGCGCCGGAGCGCTGTACGGGATCTTCCTCGACGGCGGCCCCCGCCTCCTGGACCTCGCCGCGAAGATCGCCCCCGGCGGACTGGCCCGCGACCCGCTGCTGCGCACCAAGGTCATCACCTGCGCGGTCGTCAACGCGATGTACCACGACCACGACGTGTACATGTACTACACGCTCAACGGCCGCAGCCCCCTGGTGGCCGCGCCCTGCCTGGTCGCCGGAGCCGACGAGGTGGAGATCTTCCTCGACGCCTTCGACAAGACCCTGGCCAAGGGCATGAACCGGCTGCTCACCGCCTTCCTCAAGGACAAGGCGGTGTCGCGATGGGCGGCCTGA
- a CDS encoding lysylphosphatidylglycerol synthase domain-containing protein has protein sequence MSAGVDQGPGVAGAGAPEAGPGTPEAGPPEAGAEVPEAAARPSRRARLLRTAAALVLIAATCFAVGGSLRGAGTEMAEAAGRPGGVLLLAAALLANAAGLVLSMLSWRVLVVDGGSTARTSDTARIFFIGVISKFVPGRIWGVLAHIQLGKALGIAPERMIAAFGLGLVIGMTTGAAAGLLVAPAVFGTGAWVFAPLVLLAAAAVARPGWVGRLVAWTMRLARRPDGAAEGSPRALRLSIGWACASWAVSGLHLWAIVVLLGAPPLLSLPVCVGGFALATVAGSLAFVLPDGWGARELVLLAPLGAVMPLSAATAAVIASRLVCVLSEVAATGAALAWARAAGPLPTPRPALQEGAA, from the coding sequence GTGAGCGCCGGAGTGGACCAGGGGCCCGGGGTCGCCGGGGCGGGGGCGCCCGAGGCCGGGCCCGGGACGCCAGAGGCCGGGCCACCCGAGGCCGGAGCGGAGGTGCCCGAAGCCGCGGCCCGTCCCTCCCGCCGCGCCCGGCTGCTGCGTACGGCCGCCGCCCTCGTGCTCATCGCGGCGACCTGCTTCGCCGTGGGCGGTTCGCTGCGCGGCGCCGGTACGGAGATGGCCGAGGCCGCAGGCCGGCCCGGGGGAGTGCTGCTGCTCGCCGCCGCCCTCCTCGCCAACGCGGCCGGGCTCGTCCTGTCGATGCTGTCCTGGCGGGTCCTCGTCGTGGACGGCGGCTCCACGGCCCGTACCAGCGACACCGCCCGGATCTTCTTCATCGGCGTCATCAGTAAATTCGTCCCCGGCCGCATCTGGGGCGTCCTCGCCCACATCCAGCTCGGCAAGGCCCTCGGCATCGCCCCCGAGCGGATGATCGCCGCCTTCGGCCTCGGCCTCGTCATCGGGATGACCACCGGGGCCGCCGCCGGACTCCTCGTCGCACCGGCCGTGTTCGGCACGGGCGCCTGGGTCTTCGCGCCGCTCGTCCTGCTCGCCGCCGCCGCCGTGGCTCGGCCCGGCTGGGTGGGCCGCCTCGTCGCGTGGACGATGCGGCTGGCCCGCCGCCCGGACGGAGCCGCCGAGGGCTCGCCCCGGGCCCTGCGGCTCTCCATCGGCTGGGCCTGCGCCTCCTGGGCCGTCTCCGGACTCCACCTGTGGGCGATCGTCGTGCTCCTCGGCGCCCCGCCGCTGCTCTCCCTGCCGGTCTGCGTCGGCGGCTTCGCCCTGGCGACCGTCGCCGGAAGCCTCGCCTTCGTCCTGCCCGACGGCTGGGGCGCCCGCGAACTCGTCCTCCTCGCGCCCCTCGGCGCGGTCATGCCGCTGTCCGCCGCCACCGCGGCCGTCATCGCCAGCCGGCTGGTCTGCGTGCTCAGCGAGGTGGCCGCCACCGGCGCCGCACTCGCGTGGGCCCGCGCCGCCGGACCCCTGCCCACCCCCCGACCCGCGCTCCAGGAAGGAGCCGCATGA
- a CDS encoding glycosyltransferase family 2 protein yields MIIPNHNYEKTLRACLESVYAQTLRPCDVVVVDDASTDRSRDIAREFPCVLVARPDNAGVSAARNLGVAASAGQVLFFLDSDIALAPDAIENAVDLLMDDPETGCVHGVLDPEPLFDDGPVEVYHCLHAHFWRHRSAGVVGTAFFALAAIERRVFEATGPFDENLRDSEDVEYSDRLAATHRIRLSERVTGRHDDVDRLLPMLAEQYRRSQLLVPVAAVERRRGGGLRANRTGGVLAAGLVPLTLPLALLTPWLLAAPLACAVAFALADIGLSRFVARRKGWPFLLRFTALHFAVHLALVLGAVVGGLRWLVDPRFGPSVRGRRDRPAPVAAP; encoded by the coding sequence GTGATCATCCCCAACCACAACTACGAGAAGACCCTGCGGGCCTGCCTGGAATCCGTCTATGCCCAGACGCTGCGCCCTTGTGACGTGGTCGTCGTGGACGACGCCAGCACCGACCGCTCGCGCGACATCGCCCGCGAGTTCCCCTGTGTGCTCGTCGCCCGCCCGGACAACGCGGGGGTCTCCGCCGCCCGCAACCTCGGCGTCGCCGCCTCCGCCGGCCAGGTGCTGTTCTTCCTCGACTCCGACATCGCACTGGCCCCCGACGCGATCGAGAACGCCGTCGACCTGCTGATGGACGACCCGGAGACCGGCTGCGTCCACGGCGTCCTGGACCCCGAACCGCTCTTCGACGACGGCCCGGTGGAGGTCTACCACTGCCTGCACGCGCACTTCTGGCGACACCGCAGCGCCGGAGTCGTCGGCACCGCCTTCTTCGCGCTGGCCGCGATCGAGCGCCGCGTCTTCGAGGCGACCGGGCCCTTCGACGAGAACCTCCGCGACTCCGAGGACGTCGAGTACAGCGACCGCCTCGCCGCCACCCACCGTATCCGCCTCAGCGAGCGGGTGACCGGCCGCCACGACGACGTGGACCGGCTGCTGCCGATGCTCGCCGAGCAGTACCGCCGCTCCCAACTGCTCGTCCCCGTCGCCGCCGTCGAGCGCCGGCGCGGCGGTGGGCTGCGCGCCAACCGCACCGGCGGCGTCCTGGCCGCCGGTCTGGTCCCGCTCACCCTCCCGCTCGCGCTGCTCACCCCCTGGCTGCTCGCCGCGCCCCTGGCCTGCGCCGTGGCCTTCGCGCTGGCGGACATTGGGCTGTCGCGCTTCGTGGCCCGCCGCAAGGGGTGGCCCTTCCTGCTCCGCTTCACCGCGCTGCACTTCGCGGTGCACCTGGCGCTCGTCCTCGGCGCTGTGGTCGGCGGGCTGCGCTGGCTGGTCGACCCCCGCTTCGGCCCCTCCGTCCGGGGCCGCCGCGACCGGCCCGCCCCGGTGGCCGCTCCGTGA